A genomic stretch from Vibrio neptunius includes:
- the gspF gene encoding type II secretion system inner membrane protein GspF: MAAFEYKALNKKGKTQKGVIEGDNARQVRARLKEQGLMPVEVSETRQKAKKQTEQAGLTFKRGISTPDLALITRQLATLVQSGMPLEECLKAVSEQSEKPRIRTMLLAVRSKVTEGYTLSDSLADFAHIFDDLFRSMVSAGEKSGHLDAVLERLADYAENRQKMRSKLQQAMIYPVVLVVFAVGIVAFLLAAVVPKIVGQFVQMGQELPQSTQFLLASSDFIQHWGIQLLVALAVLVYLFKFALSKPNLRLSWDRKIVHMPMIGKISRGLNTSRFARTLSICTSSAIPILEGMKVAVDVMSNHYVKQQVLSATDNVREGASLRKSLEQTKLFPPMMLHMIASGEQSGELESMLTRAADNQDANFESTVNIALGIFTPALIALMAGLVLFIVMATLMPILEMNNLMSG; this comes from the coding sequence ATGGCAGCGTTTGAATATAAAGCCCTCAATAAGAAAGGCAAAACCCAGAAAGGGGTCATTGAAGGCGATAACGCACGTCAGGTCCGAGCTCGGCTAAAAGAGCAAGGCTTAATGCCTGTTGAGGTGAGTGAAACACGTCAGAAAGCCAAAAAGCAGACCGAGCAAGCTGGGCTGACCTTCAAGCGCGGTATCAGTACGCCTGACTTAGCTCTGATTACTCGCCAGTTGGCGACCTTAGTTCAATCAGGAATGCCGCTAGAAGAGTGTCTGAAAGCAGTTTCGGAGCAGTCTGAAAAGCCGCGAATTCGTACCATGTTGCTGGCGGTACGTTCAAAGGTTACTGAAGGTTATACGTTGTCTGACAGTCTCGCGGACTTCGCGCACATCTTTGATGACTTGTTCCGCTCTATGGTGTCGGCGGGAGAAAAATCTGGCCATCTAGATGCGGTTTTGGAGCGTTTGGCGGACTATGCAGAGAATCGACAAAAAATGCGCTCTAAACTGCAGCAGGCAATGATTTACCCTGTGGTTCTGGTGGTTTTTGCCGTCGGTATAGTGGCGTTTTTGCTCGCGGCAGTGGTGCCCAAGATTGTTGGCCAGTTTGTTCAGATGGGGCAAGAGTTGCCTCAGTCGACTCAGTTCCTTCTTGCTTCCAGTGATTTTATTCAACACTGGGGTATTCAACTTTTAGTGGCTCTGGCCGTTCTGGTGTATTTGTTTAAGTTTGCTCTAAGTAAACCAAACCTGCGCTTGAGCTGGGATCGTAAGATTGTTCATATGCCAATGATTGGCAAAATCTCTCGTGGCCTGAATACCTCTCGCTTTGCGCGTACCTTATCTATCTGTACTTCCAGTGCTATTCCGATCTTGGAAGGCATGAAAGTGGCGGTAGACGTGATGTCGAATCACTACGTCAAGCAGCAGGTCCTCAGCGCGACTGATAACGTTCGTGAAGGGGCGAGCCTGCGCAAATCACTCGAACAGACCAAGCTCTTCCCGCCGATGATGCTACACATGATTGCCAGTGGTGAACAGAGTGGTGAGCTAGAGAGCATGCTTACTCGTGCGGCTGACAATCAGGACGCCAACTTTGAATCAACGGTCAATATTGCTTTAGGTATTTTCACTCCGGCATTGATTGCACTGATGGCTGGATTAGTGCTGTTTATCGTAATGGCGACTCTGATGCCAATTTTAGAAATGAACAACTTAATGAGTGGATAG
- the gspG gene encoding type II secretion system major pseudopilin GspG, whose translation MKRKMNKQSGFTLLEVMVVVVILGILASFVVPNLLGNKEKADQQKAITDIVALENALDMYKLDNSVYPTTDQGLEALVNKPSSPEPRNYRDGGYIKRLPTDPWGNDYQYLSPGDNGNIDIFTLGANGQEGGEGVNADIGNWNIQDFQ comes from the coding sequence ATGAAAAGAAAAATGAACAAGCAGTCTGGCTTTACACTTCTAGAGGTGATGGTTGTTGTCGTCATCTTAGGTATTTTAGCGAGTTTTGTTGTTCCTAACCTTCTAGGGAACAAAGAGAAGGCTGACCAACAAAAAGCCATTACTGATATTGTTGCGTTAGAAAATGCACTGGATATGTATAAGCTCGATAACAGTGTTTATCCGACCACAGACCAAGGTTTGGAAGCGTTAGTCAATAAGCCATCAAGCCCTGAACCACGTAACTATCGCGACGGTGGTTACATCAAGCGTCTGCCAACCGACCCTTGGGGCAATGATTACCAATACTTGAGCCCAGGTGACAACGGCAACATCGATATTTTCACCCTAGGTGCTAATGGTCAAGAAGGTGGTGAGGGTGTCAATGCTGATATCGGTAACTGGAATATTCAGGACTTTCAATAA
- the gspC gene encoding type II secretion system protein GspC: MNIRGVIQLDSFVKNQDRLSSMATVVLLGVSAWVAGALIWKPMESQSVAQWRPTLVSGSVSKDSGLNLAELQNSHLFGRYQSQAPVAKKPVVTEAPKSRLSVILVGVVTSTEPGKNLAVVASRGQQATYGIGETLEGTRAKVVQVLYDRIIVDNSGRNETVMLEGLKYTKDPQPQPKAKSVKADVSVDKLEEIRAVIRKDAKQIFQYVRMSQIKRDGDVIGYRLTPGKEKELFESVGLQSGDIATQINGQDLSNPAAMGEIFKNMSQLTELNLTVERDGQPYEIYIEL, encoded by the coding sequence GTGAACATACGTGGTGTAATTCAACTGGACAGTTTTGTTAAAAATCAAGACCGCCTGAGCTCAATGGCGACAGTTGTATTGTTGGGAGTAAGTGCCTGGGTGGCTGGCGCACTAATATGGAAACCTATGGAGTCGCAATCTGTTGCCCAATGGCGTCCTACTTTGGTCAGCGGTAGTGTCAGCAAAGACTCGGGTTTGAATCTTGCTGAATTGCAAAACAGCCACTTGTTTGGCCGCTATCAATCCCAAGCTCCGGTTGCGAAAAAACCCGTAGTGACGGAAGCGCCTAAAAGTCGTTTGAGTGTCATTTTGGTTGGGGTTGTCACCAGCACAGAACCCGGTAAGAACCTTGCTGTAGTCGCAAGTCGAGGTCAACAAGCGACCTATGGGATCGGTGAAACTCTGGAAGGGACAAGAGCCAAGGTGGTTCAGGTGCTGTACGATCGAATTATTGTTGATAACTCGGGTCGTAATGAGACGGTTATGCTGGAAGGACTTAAATACACTAAAGATCCGCAACCACAACCTAAAGCCAAATCGGTCAAGGCAGACGTTTCAGTTGATAAGCTGGAAGAAATTCGTGCTGTTATCCGCAAAGACGCAAAACAAATTTTCCAATATGTTCGTATGTCTCAGATTAAAAGAGACGGAGACGTTATTGGCTATCGCTTAACCCCGGGTAAAGAGAAAGAACTCTTCGAATCAGTTGGCTTACAGTCAGGGGATATAGCAACACAAATTAATGGCCAAGATCTGAGTAACCCTGCAGCGATGGGAGAGATCTTTAAAAACATGTCTCAACTCACCGAGCTCAACCTGACGGTGGAAAGAGATGGCCAGCCTTATGAAATTTATATTGAATTGTAA
- the hslR gene encoding ribosome-associated heat shock protein Hsp15 codes for MGSQTEVVRLDKWLWAARFYKTRSIARNMVDGGKVHYNGQRSKPSKAVELGAMITLRQGHEEKTVVIEKISDQRRGAPEAQTLYTETGDSLAKREENAARRKLHAHNPSPERRPDKKQRRDIIKFKHQ; via the coding sequence ATGGGTTCCCAAACTGAAGTAGTTAGACTCGATAAATGGCTATGGGCAGCACGTTTTTACAAAACACGCTCCATTGCTCGAAATATGGTCGACGGCGGCAAAGTTCACTATAATGGCCAGCGCAGCAAGCCAAGTAAAGCCGTTGAACTAGGCGCAATGATTACTCTTCGCCAGGGGCATGAGGAGAAAACCGTTGTTATCGAAAAAATTTCGGATCAACGACGTGGCGCTCCCGAAGCACAAACCCTCTATACCGAAACTGGGGACAGTCTTGCTAAGCGTGAAGAAAATGCCGCCCGTCGCAAACTTCATGCGCACAACCCAAGTCCAGAGCGCCGCCCCGATAAAAAGCAGCGTCGCGACATCATCAAATTCAAACATCAATAA
- the pckA gene encoding phosphoenolpyruvate carboxykinase (ATP), which produces MTVMEHAKAATIDLTKHGLHNVKEVVRNPSYEMLFEEETRADLEGYEKGVVTELGAVAVDTGIFTGRSPKDKYIVKDATTEEHMWWTSDAVKNDNKPITQEIWNDLKEQVTNQLSGKRVFVIDGYCGANPDTRLSIRVITEVAWQAHFVKNMFIRPSEEELATFEPDFVVMNGAKCTNQKWKEHGLNSENFTVFNLTERMQLIGGTWYGGEMKKGMFAMMNYFLPLQDIASMHCSANKCKENGDVAVFFGLSGTGKTTLSTDPKRELIGDDEHGWDDDGIFNFEGGCYAKTIKLSKEAEPDIYNAIRRDALLENVTVRSDGSIDFDDGSKTENTRVSYPIEHIENIVKPVSRAGHANKVIFLSADAFGVLPPVSKLTPEQTKYHFLSGFTAKLAGTERGITEPTPTFSACFGAAFLTLHPTKYAEVLVKRMEAAGAEAYLVNTGWNGSGKRISIQDTRGIIDAILDGSIENAETKHIPIFNLEVPTALHDVDPAILDPRDTYTDPLQWESKAKDLAQRFINNFDKYTDNDEGKSLVAAGPQLD; this is translated from the coding sequence ATGACCGTTATGGAACATGCAAAGGCTGCAACAATTGATCTTACCAAACACGGGCTTCACAACGTAAAAGAGGTTGTCCGCAACCCAAGTTACGAAATGCTGTTCGAAGAAGAAACACGCGCAGATCTGGAAGGCTACGAGAAGGGTGTAGTCACCGAACTAGGCGCAGTTGCCGTGGACACGGGTATCTTTACTGGACGCTCACCAAAAGATAAGTACATCGTTAAAGACGCAACAACAGAAGAGCACATGTGGTGGACTTCAGATGCGGTTAAAAACGACAATAAGCCCATCACTCAAGAAATCTGGAATGACCTCAAAGAACAGGTCACTAATCAACTTTCTGGAAAACGCGTGTTTGTTATCGACGGTTACTGTGGTGCTAACCCAGATACGCGTCTAAGTATTCGCGTTATCACTGAAGTCGCATGGCAAGCACACTTCGTCAAAAACATGTTCATACGCCCTAGCGAAGAGGAGTTGGCAACATTCGAACCTGACTTTGTGGTGATGAATGGTGCTAAGTGCACGAACCAGAAATGGAAAGAGCACGGCTTGAACTCTGAAAACTTTACTGTATTCAACCTTACTGAACGTATGCAGTTGATCGGAGGCACGTGGTATGGCGGTGAAATGAAGAAAGGCATGTTCGCGATGATGAACTATTTCCTTCCCCTGCAAGATATAGCCTCTATGCACTGTAGCGCAAACAAGTGCAAAGAAAATGGTGATGTTGCTGTCTTCTTCGGCCTATCAGGCACAGGTAAGACAACACTCTCAACTGACCCTAAGCGTGAGTTAATCGGTGATGATGAGCACGGTTGGGATGACGATGGTATCTTCAATTTCGAAGGTGGGTGCTACGCCAAAACCATCAAGCTTTCGAAAGAAGCAGAACCGGACATCTATAACGCAATTCGTCGTGACGCGCTACTTGAAAACGTAACCGTACGCAGTGACGGTTCAATTGACTTCGATGACGGTTCAAAAACAGAAAATACTCGAGTGTCTTACCCAATTGAGCACATTGAGAACATCGTTAAGCCAGTATCGAGAGCTGGTCACGCAAACAAGGTGATCTTCTTGTCTGCGGATGCATTCGGCGTGCTGCCTCCTGTTTCCAAGTTGACTCCAGAGCAAACCAAGTACCACTTCCTATCTGGCTTTACCGCGAAACTTGCTGGTACTGAGCGTGGCATTACAGAGCCAACACCAACCTTCTCCGCTTGTTTCGGTGCGGCATTCCTGACACTACACCCAACCAAGTACGCAGAGGTACTGGTGAAACGTATGGAAGCAGCGGGTGCTGAAGCGTACCTAGTAAACACAGGTTGGAACGGCAGTGGCAAGCGTATTTCCATTCAAGACACCCGTGGTATCATCGATGCTATCCTCGATGGTTCAATTGAGAACGCAGAAACGAAACATATTCCAATCTTTAATCTGGAAGTGCCGACTGCGTTGCATGACGTCGATCCAGCCATCCTAGATCCACGTGATACCTACACTGATCCACTACAGTGGGAAAGCAAAGCCAAAGATCTGGCTCAGCGCTTCATCAACAACTTCGACAAGTACACGGATAACGATGAAGGGAAATCACTGGTTGCAGCAGGCCCTCAACTAGATTAG
- the gspE gene encoding type II secretion system ATPase GspE: MDEITTFRRLPFSFANRSQLVLEPSEQGLVLYYVAPLSFEALIEVKRVAGEHFELREVSKEEFDSKLTEAYQRDSSEARQLMEDLGADSDDFFSLAEDLPQDEDLLESDDDAPIIKLINAMLGEAIKEGASDIHIETFEKALSIRFRIDGVLRDVLSPSRKLAPLLVSRVKVMAKLDIAEKRVPQDGRISLRIGGRAVDVRVSTMPSSHGERVVMRLLDKNATRLDLHSLGMTPANHESFRRMIERPHGIILVTGPTGSGKSTTLYAGLQELNSNERNILTVEDPIEFDIDGIGQTQVNPKVDMTFARGLRAILRQDPDVVMVGEIRDLETAQIAVQASLTGHLVMSTLHTNTAVGAITRLRDMGIEPFLISSSLLGVLAQRLVRTLCPDCKEPYEADKETKKLFALEKEEPLILYRPNGCEHCNQKGYRGRTGIHELLVVNELVQEQIHSEAGEQAIEKAIRKHTPSIRDDGLSKVRQGITSLEEVMRVTKEG; the protein is encoded by the coding sequence ATGGATGAGATAACCACTTTCCGTCGCTTACCGTTCAGCTTTGCCAATCGTTCGCAACTGGTTCTTGAGCCTTCAGAGCAGGGGTTGGTTCTGTATTATGTTGCCCCTTTGTCGTTTGAAGCCTTAATCGAAGTAAAGCGTGTGGCGGGTGAGCATTTTGAGTTGCGCGAAGTGTCTAAGGAAGAATTCGATTCAAAGTTGACCGAAGCGTATCAGCGTGACTCGTCGGAAGCCCGCCAGTTAATGGAAGATTTGGGCGCGGACAGTGATGATTTCTTCTCGCTAGCTGAAGACCTGCCGCAAGATGAGGACTTACTTGAGTCCGATGATGATGCGCCGATCATCAAGCTGATTAATGCCATGCTAGGTGAAGCGATCAAAGAAGGGGCATCGGATATCCATATTGAGACATTCGAAAAAGCGCTTTCAATCCGCTTCCGAATTGATGGCGTGCTGCGGGATGTGTTGTCACCAAGTCGCAAATTAGCACCACTATTGGTCTCGCGTGTAAAGGTTATGGCTAAGTTGGATATTGCCGAGAAGCGCGTTCCTCAAGATGGACGTATCTCTCTGCGCATTGGCGGCCGAGCGGTTGATGTACGTGTGTCTACCATGCCGTCCTCTCACGGAGAGCGAGTGGTGATGCGTCTTTTGGATAAGAATGCAACTCGACTTGATCTGCATAGCTTAGGTATGACGCCAGCTAACCATGAAAGCTTCCGCCGTATGATTGAACGCCCGCATGGCATCATTTTGGTTACTGGCCCAACTGGCTCAGGTAAGTCGACCACCTTGTATGCTGGTCTGCAGGAGCTCAATAGCAACGAACGCAATATCCTTACTGTTGAGGACCCGATTGAATTTGATATCGATGGTATCGGTCAGACTCAGGTTAACCCCAAAGTAGATATGACGTTCGCTCGTGGCTTACGTGCTATTTTGCGTCAAGACCCTGATGTTGTCATGGTCGGTGAAATTCGTGATTTGGAAACCGCGCAGATCGCTGTTCAGGCCTCGTTGACCGGTCACTTGGTGATGTCGACCCTACACACCAATACAGCCGTGGGCGCGATCACCCGCTTACGTGATATGGGCATTGAGCCGTTCCTGATCTCCTCATCACTGTTAGGCGTGTTGGCACAGCGCCTAGTTCGTACGCTTTGCCCAGATTGTAAAGAGCCCTACGAAGCAGACAAAGAAACCAAAAAACTCTTTGCTCTGGAGAAAGAAGAACCATTGATCCTCTACAGGCCTAACGGCTGTGAACACTGTAATCAGAAGGGCTATCGTGGTCGTACTGGTATCCATGAGTTACTGGTAGTTAACGAGCTGGTACAAGAGCAAATTCATAGCGAAGCGGGTGAGCAGGCGATTGAAAAAGCCATTCGTAAGCACACGCCAAGTATTCGTGATGATGGTTTGAGCAAAGTTCGTCAAGGTATCACTTCTCTTGAAGAAGTCATGCGGGTGACTAAGGAAGGCTAA
- the gspI gene encoding type II secretion system minor pseudopilin GspI, which produces MKAKRGMTLLEVLVALAIFATAAIATIRSVSQHINTLNYLEEKTFAALVADNQMAKVMLAGSKPSKKKGKDELAGRDWFWSIEPVETAGDILQAFDVKVATSEKSSPVVTVRSYVAK; this is translated from the coding sequence ATGAAAGCTAAACGGGGTATGACGCTATTAGAAGTATTGGTTGCGTTAGCGATATTCGCTACCGCTGCGATCGCGACAATTCGCTCTGTAAGCCAGCACATCAACACATTAAATTATCTGGAAGAAAAAACGTTTGCTGCATTAGTCGCTGACAATCAGATGGCTAAAGTCATGTTGGCAGGGAGTAAACCGAGTAAGAAGAAAGGTAAGGATGAATTAGCTGGGCGCGATTGGTTCTGGTCGATAGAACCTGTTGAGACCGCCGGTGATATTTTGCAGGCGTTTGATGTCAAAGTGGCGACCAGTGAAAAAAGTTCGCCAGTGGTGACGGTGAGAAGCTATGTGGCGAAGTAA
- the hslO gene encoding Hsp33 family molecular chaperone HslO → MANNVLNRYLFEDLSVRGELVQLDEAYQRIISSKEYPAPVQSLLGELLVATTLLTATLKFEGSITLQLQGDGPVSLAVINGDHDQKVRGVARWEGDIAEDASIHDMMGKGHLVITIDPKKGERYQGIVGLDGDNLSEVLESYFANSEQLKTRIWLRLGEHEGKQHAAGMLIQVMPDGTGAPDDFEHLEQLTDTVKNEELFTLQANELLYRLYNQEKVRLFEPQPVAFHCGCSRERSGAAIMTVDRAEIKDILAEVGSISLHCDYCGTDYTFDEAQIAELFDHTDSDNETLH, encoded by the coding sequence ATGGCAAACAATGTTTTAAACCGCTACCTTTTTGAAGACCTTTCTGTACGTGGCGAGTTGGTACAATTGGATGAAGCTTACCAACGCATTATCTCCAGCAAGGAATACCCAGCGCCTGTTCAGAGTCTACTCGGCGAGCTCTTGGTAGCGACGACTCTGCTGACAGCAACGTTAAAGTTCGAAGGCTCTATCACCCTGCAACTTCAGGGTGACGGCCCTGTTTCATTGGCTGTCATTAATGGCGACCATGATCAGAAAGTCCGCGGTGTAGCACGCTGGGAAGGAGACATTGCTGAAGATGCGAGCATCCATGACATGATGGGTAAAGGCCACTTAGTGATCACCATAGATCCTAAGAAGGGAGAGCGCTATCAGGGTATTGTTGGCCTTGATGGTGATAACTTATCTGAAGTTCTTGAAAGCTACTTCGCAAACTCAGAGCAACTTAAAACACGTATCTGGTTGCGTCTTGGGGAGCATGAGGGCAAGCAGCATGCTGCTGGTATGCTAATTCAGGTGATGCCAGATGGAACGGGAGCACCTGACGACTTTGAACACTTAGAGCAATTAACGGATACCGTCAAAAACGAAGAGCTATTTACGCTCCAAGCCAACGAGCTGCTTTATCGTCTCTACAACCAAGAGAAGGTTCGCCTGTTTGAGCCACAGCCAGTGGCATTCCATTGTGGTTGCTCACGCGAGCGCAGTGGCGCTGCGATCATGACCGTCGATCGTGCGGAAATAAAGGATATATTAGCGGAAGTCGGCTCAATTTCTCTGCATTGCGATTACTGCGGTACGGACTATACATTCGATGAAGCTCAGATCGCAGAGCTGTTTGATCACACGGATTCGGACAACGAAACGCTACATTAA
- the gspD gene encoding type II secretion system secretin GspD, with translation MNHWLKKSAWLLAGSLLMPPATVFANEYSASFKGTDIQEFINIVGRNLEKTIIVDPSVRGKIDVRSYDMLSEEQYYSFFLNVLEVYGYAVVEMDNGVIKVIKSKDAKTSAIPVVGDGSVQGDEVVTRVVAVRNVSVRELSPLLRQLNDNAGAGNVVHYDPANIILITGRAAVVNRLADIIKRVDQAGDKEIEVVELDNASAAEMVRIVDALNKTTDAKSTPEFLQPKLVADDRTNSILISGDPQVRKRLRKLIKQLDVEMATKGNNRVVYLKYAKAEDLVDVLKGVSDNLQAEKSSGSKQASSVKRGEVMISAHTGTNALVLTAPPDIMNALQDVISQLDIRRAQVLIEALIVEMTEGDGINLGVQWGSLDTGAVIQYGNAGTKIGSVMVGLEEAKDTVESKPIRDSTTGEIKYYEQTTTKGDYSTLASALSGVNGAALSVVMGDWTALISAVSSDTNSNILSSPSITVMDNGEASFIVGEEIPVITGSAAGSNNDNPFQTVDRKEVGIKLKVVPQINEGNSVQLTIEQEVSNVLPATSNAAVDVSFAKRQLNTSVMVEDGQMIVLGGLIDERAQESESKVPLLGDIPYLGRLFKSTSSQMQKSNLMVFIKPTIIRDGVTADGITQRKYNFIRAEQLYKAEQGLKLMEDAQTPVLPKFGEEISHPAEIQAFLDQMETK, from the coding sequence GTGAACCATTGGCTTAAAAAAAGCGCTTGGCTTTTAGCAGGAAGCTTGTTGATGCCACCAGCTACTGTATTCGCTAACGAATACAGTGCGAGCTTTAAAGGCACAGATATTCAAGAGTTCATCAACATTGTTGGTCGAAATCTGGAAAAAACCATCATTGTTGACCCGTCAGTACGTGGCAAAATTGACGTGCGCAGCTATGACATGTTGTCAGAAGAGCAGTATTACAGTTTCTTCTTAAATGTTCTTGAAGTGTATGGCTATGCGGTTGTCGAAATGGACAACGGTGTTATCAAAGTCATTAAATCTAAAGATGCAAAAACGTCGGCGATTCCTGTTGTTGGTGATGGTTCAGTCCAAGGTGACGAAGTCGTGACGCGTGTCGTTGCGGTACGTAATGTCTCGGTACGCGAACTGTCCCCTTTGTTGCGTCAGCTCAATGATAATGCTGGCGCGGGTAACGTTGTGCACTACGATCCTGCCAATATTATTCTTATTACGGGTCGCGCTGCGGTGGTTAATCGACTGGCCGACATCATCAAGCGTGTCGACCAAGCAGGCGATAAAGAAATTGAAGTGGTTGAGTTGGACAATGCTTCCGCCGCAGAAATGGTACGAATTGTTGACGCTCTGAACAAAACAACGGACGCGAAAAGTACGCCAGAGTTTCTTCAACCCAAGTTGGTTGCAGATGACCGTACTAACTCCATTCTTATCTCTGGTGATCCTCAGGTTAGAAAGCGTCTGCGCAAGCTGATTAAGCAGCTTGATGTTGAAATGGCGACCAAAGGTAACAATCGCGTCGTTTATTTAAAGTACGCTAAGGCTGAAGATCTCGTTGATGTTCTGAAAGGTGTCTCTGACAACCTGCAAGCCGAGAAGTCTTCTGGCTCTAAACAGGCTTCCAGTGTCAAGCGTGGTGAAGTGATGATTTCGGCTCACACGGGTACCAATGCGCTTGTTCTGACGGCGCCGCCAGATATTATGAACGCGCTTCAGGATGTGATTTCTCAATTGGATATTCGCCGTGCGCAGGTACTGATTGAAGCTCTGATCGTCGAAATGACAGAGGGCGATGGCATCAATTTGGGCGTTCAGTGGGGATCACTCGATACGGGCGCAGTTATCCAATATGGGAATGCTGGAACCAAGATCGGTAGTGTCATGGTCGGCCTAGAAGAGGCAAAAGACACCGTCGAGAGCAAGCCTATCAGAGATAGTACTACTGGTGAGATAAAATACTACGAACAAACAACGACGAAAGGCGATTACTCAACACTGGCTTCCGCGCTTTCTGGCGTTAACGGTGCAGCATTGAGTGTTGTCATGGGAGACTGGACTGCCTTGATCAGCGCAGTGTCGAGTGATACCAACTCTAACATTTTGTCTTCTCCGAGTATTACTGTGATGGACAATGGCGAAGCATCGTTTATTGTCGGTGAAGAAATACCGGTAATCACTGGTTCTGCTGCGGGATCAAACAACGACAACCCATTTCAGACTGTTGATCGTAAAGAAGTCGGTATCAAGCTGAAAGTCGTTCCGCAAATCAACGAAGGTAACTCGGTACAGCTCACCATTGAGCAGGAAGTGTCTAACGTTCTGCCTGCGACCAGTAACGCGGCGGTGGATGTTAGCTTTGCTAAGCGCCAACTTAATACGTCAGTGATGGTAGAAGATGGCCAGATGATTGTTCTGGGCGGTTTGATTGATGAACGCGCGCAAGAGAGTGAGTCTAAAGTTCCGCTGTTAGGTGATATCCCTTATTTAGGTCGTTTGTTTAAGTCGACCAGCTCTCAAATGCAGAAATCCAACCTGATGGTATTCATCAAACCAACCATTATTCGCGATGGTGTGACTGCAGATGGTATTACTCAGCGTAAATACAATTTTATTCGTGCTGAGCAGCTTTATAAAGCAGAACAAGGTCTCAAGCTGATGGAAGACGCGCAAACGCCTGTATTGCCTAAGTTTGGTGAAGAAATTAGTCACCCAGCTGAGATTCAGGCTTTCCTTGACCAAATGGAAACGAAGTGA
- the gspH gene encoding type II secretion system minor pseudopilin GspH: MRQRYPTLARTGFTLLEILLVLVLVSLASVAVISTLPTSSKDVAKKQAESLFQRILLLNEEAMLSGRDFGLRVDEKKSIYYLMSLESEGWQKLNIDQIPYETKMNESVAVTLNMGVGAWADDERLFKPGSLFDEDMFAEYKEKKKLRPPQVFIVSSGEVTPFSVAIYPEQGDEEQDAWKVVAKENGQIVLLAPGESEDES; the protein is encoded by the coding sequence ATGCGCCAACGTTACCCAACTCTTGCTCGTACTGGCTTTACTTTGCTGGAAATCTTACTGGTTTTGGTACTCGTATCCCTCGCTTCAGTAGCGGTGATCTCTACGTTACCTACCAGTTCAAAAGACGTCGCAAAGAAGCAGGCTGAATCTCTTTTTCAACGAATATTGCTCCTTAATGAAGAAGCGATGCTCAGTGGAAGAGATTTCGGCCTGCGCGTCGACGAGAAAAAATCGATCTACTACTTGATGTCGTTGGAAAGTGAAGGTTGGCAGAAGCTCAACATCGACCAAATTCCATACGAAACGAAGATGAATGAGTCGGTTGCCGTGACGCTGAATATGGGAGTGGGCGCATGGGCTGATGATGAACGTCTGTTCAAACCGGGAAGCCTGTTTGATGAAGATATGTTTGCTGAATATAAAGAAAAGAAAAAGTTGCGCCCGCCACAAGTATTTATTGTTTCTAGTGGTGAAGTCACGCCATTTTCTGTTGCCATTTATCCTGAACAAGGCGATGAAGAGCAGGATGCATGGAAGGTAGTGGCAAAAGAAAATGGACAAATAGTGCTATTGGCTCCGGGAGAAAGCGAAGATGAAAGCTAA